The Mytilus galloprovincialis chromosome 7, xbMytGall1.hap1.1, whole genome shotgun sequence genome has a window encoding:
- the LOC143084112 gene encoding uncharacterized protein LOC143084112 yields MDQPGSVVWTFWFLCLFMVYRPVNTNFIKFRPFYEYQYNFQSDSDVKDLGKFKVDAKISYTNIDETDAYQEILLKVYTFTFKANHESGTSGHDMDLSKWFSFEITPHGEILNVYHPKEDGEVLATKKGFAALLASKLHGKQQILGNKRGNQWVYHTKEIGNEGPHNATYTVVDTATGIEFRKVRLGHPFVNSKSTFQKTLHFHHELGTIHKILIEEHFKGPTTQSNFDPNYNMRKVKAVNEFSSTAYPEMSAISNGKLEFLTRHRATDLLDKPITELINGTIHVQQFKRKKPKVPVMQLWQDLKSNVTCIREEPEEGSPIASYCFLKSLEIMKLLPDEEIVKVADFYFIQLKPLLMRNKEATEIMVDVFGALGTDLTQNLLVEKILRADRANPTLIVRLMTHIVGMDEPPVENITTAMEDICFKPEKFHSYMYEGDLHNRVLLALGSVAHKLSKAGQTDKATEIINRVHSMIGLHDPWLYRQRRSSQSRVQKMEYDRYRAVLLETLGNARMDHSYDYIISHINTTNSPWIKRAGVHALRKYNHHDAANVLLTTALYDDDENVRYEALLMYQAHPKSVLLNPLNVRNDSNETSVIDPYASDMHFVAVNQRAKRGFFDGLHFRLQAPGVDWRKLLGSEDVGASFGIIIENYLDLKIAPLSGHVKVNVHDEAYARIHLGIVNKNLDFFLARLCFKGGTKYNLNILQENEMKKVGNMAKGFDGAIKGIVGGIKDGIDLFKQIISGKLSFKKMITDFVDALEDLPKTVVKLRETAIEVIKALGRIDERDLPPFIRPVKRLVMHVTKLFNDIKSDVMTFYNVNIILQVDISIWGYDAAL; encoded by the exons ATAAGTTACACGAACATAGATGAAACAGATGCTTACCAGGAGATATTACTGAAAGTCTATACCTTCACATTCAAGGCTAACCATGAATCAG GTACTTCTGGCCATGACATGGATCTTTCGAAATG gttttcttttgaaataactCCGCATGGGGAGATTTTGAACGTTTATCATCCTAAGGAAGATGGTGAAGTATTGGCCACCAAGAAAGGGTTTGCTGCTCTGCTTGCGTCGAAACTGCACGGGAAACAGCAG ATTTTGGGAAACAAGAGAGGAAATCAGTGGGTTTATCATACAAAAGAAATAGGAAATGAAG GACCTCATAATGCAACCTATACTGTTGTGGACACTGCCACTGGAATTGAATTCAGGAAAGTACGATTGGGACATCCATTTGTTAATTCCAAGAGTACATTTCAAAAG ACCTTGCATTTCCACCATGAACTTGGAACCATTCATAAAATTCTTATTGAAGAACATTTCAAAGGTCCAACAACACAATCAAA TTTTGACCCAAATTACAACATGAGGAAGGTGAAAGCTGTCAATGAATTCAGTTCTACAG CCTACCCAGAAATGTCTGCCATTAGCAATGGAAAGCTTGAATTTCTAACCAGACACAGAGCTACAGACCTTCTAGATAAACCAATTACAGAACTGATTAATGGAACAATCCATGTACAACAG TTTAAGAGAAAGAAACCAAAAGTACCTGTGATGCAGTTATGGCAAGATCTGAAGAGCAATGTGACATGTATCAGAGAGGAGCCAGAAGAGG GTTCCCCTATTGCATCTTATTGTTTCCTGAAGTCACTTGAGATCATGAAGCTGTTACCTGATGAAGAGATTGTTAAAGTGGCAGATTTCTACTTCATTCAACTTAAACCATT GTTAATGAGAAACAAAGAAGCCACAGAAATAATGGTTGATGTTTTTGGTGCCTTGGGAACAGACCTTACCCAAAATCTTTTAGTGGAGAAAATTTTGAGAGCTGATAGAGCTAACCCTACATTGATTGTACGTCTAATGACACATATAGTGGGCATGGATGAACCACCAGTTGAG AACATTACTACAGCCATGGAAGATATTTGTTTCAAACCAGAGAAGTTTCATAGTTATATGTATGAAGGGGACCTTCACAACAGAGTACTTCTGGCACTAGGGTCAGTAGCGCACAAGTTATCCAAAGCTGGACAGACAGACAAAGCTACAGAGATCATAAACAGAGTTCATAGTATGATTGGACTTCATG ACCCTTGGTTATACAGGCAGAGAAGATCATCCCAGTCCAGGGTACAGAAGATGGAGTATGACCGCTATAGAGCAGTATTACTGGAAACATTGGGTAACGCTAGGATGGATCACTCTTATGATTATATCATATCACACATCAATACTACAAACTCTCCATGGATCAAACGGGCTGGAGTACATGCTCTTAGGAAATATAACCATCATGAT GCAGCCAATGTATTGCTGACCACTGCATTATATGATGATGATGAGAATGTAAGATATGAGGCTCTGCTGATGTACCAAGCTCATCCAAAGTCTGTCTTGCTTAATCCATTAAATGTCAG GAATGACAGTAATGAAACTAGTGTTATAGATCCCTACGCATCAGATATGCATTTTGTGGCTGTAAATCAACGAGCAAAGAGAGGATTTTTTGATGGACTACATTTTAGACTGCAGGCACCAGGTGTAGACTGGAGGAAATTGCTTGGTTCTGAAGATGTTGGTGCATCATTTGGAATTATCATTGAAAACTACCTGGATTTGAAAATAG CACCACTTAGTGGACATGTGAAAGTGAATGTCCATGATGAAGCCTACGCTAGAATACATCTTGGTATAGTTAATAAAAACTTGGATTTTTTCTTGGCAAGACTATGCTTCAAAGGTGGCACTAAATACAACCTTaacattttacag GAAAATGAAATGAAGAAAGTTGGCAACATGGCAAAAGGATTTGACGGTGCCATAAAAGGAATTGTGGGAGGGATAAAAGATGGAATCGATCTGTTTAAACAGATCATCTCTGgaaaattgtcatttaaaaaaatgattacaGACTTTGTCGATGCTCTAGAGGATCTACCTAAAACA GTAGTGAAGCTGAGAGAAACAGCTATAGAGGTGATAAAGGCCCTTGGAAGAATTGATGAACGAGATTTACCTCCCTTTATCAGACCAGTAAAAAGATTAGTGATGCATGTTACAAAGCTGTTCAACGATATCAAGTCAGATGTCATGACATTCTATAATGTAAATATCATTCTTCAAGTAGATATTAGTATTTGGGGATATGATGCTGCCCTCTGA